The following are from one region of the Lentimicrobiaceae bacterium genome:
- a CDS encoding 50S ribosomal protein L28 has product MSRICQITGKGMIVGNKVSHSNIKTKRRFYPNLQVKRFYIPEEDRWITLKVSCDGLRHISKKGITAALKDAQAKGFI; this is encoded by the coding sequence ATGTCAAGAATTTGCCAAATCACAGGAAAAGGAATGATAGTAGGAAATAAAGTTTCCCACTCAAACATAAAAACCAAACGCAGGTTTTATCCTAATCTGCAGGTGAAAAGATTTTACATCCCTGAAGAAGATCGTTGGATTACATTGAAAGTTTCCTGCGACGGACTTCGCCATATCAGCAAAAAAGGGATTACAGCAGCTCTGAAGGACGCTCAGGCAAAAGGCTTTATATAG
- a CDS encoding carboxypeptidase-like regulatory domain-containing protein, which translates to MKKISLLIYAILMFAATLPAQEADLDLVQFSGMVVTGDSLYPVPYVNIRIKNLNRGTTSDYYGFFSLVARKGDVIQFSAIGFKQGQFKIPDTLRANRYSLIQMLTNDTILLKETVIYPWPTKEQFKHAFVWNEIPDDDLTIAQKNLDKLEMRERARAMPMDGSMNYRNYMQQEVGKLYYKGQIQPMNIFNPFAWAEFIKAWKRGDFKKKN; encoded by the coding sequence ATGAAAAAAATCAGCCTTCTCATATATGCCATTCTGATGTTTGCAGCCACATTGCCTGCACAGGAGGCTGATTTGGATCTGGTGCAGTTTTCGGGGATGGTTGTCACCGGAGACAGCCTTTATCCGGTTCCTTATGTAAACATCAGAATTAAAAACCTGAACAGAGGCACAACCAGCGATTATTATGGTTTTTTTTCGCTCGTAGCCCGCAAAGGCGATGTTATTCAGTTTTCGGCTATAGGTTTTAAGCAGGGCCAGTTCAAAATTCCTGATACACTGCGCGCAAACAGGTATTCTTTGATACAAATGCTTACCAACGATACAATATTACTGAAAGAAACCGTTATTTACCCATGGCCGACCAAAGAGCAGTTTAAACATGCTTTTGTATGGAATGAAATTCCGGATGACGACCTGACCATTGCTCAAAAAAACCTGGATAAACTGGAGATGCGCGAAAGAGCCAGAGCGATGCCTATGGATGGCAGCATGAATTACCGCAATTATATGCAGCAGGAGGTGGGTAAACTCTATTACAAAGGCCAGATTCAGCCTATGAACATCTTCAATCCATTTGCTTGGGCCGAATTTATTAAAGCCTGGAAAAGAGGCGATTTCAAAAAGAAAAACTGA
- a CDS encoding carboxypeptidase-like regulatory domain-containing protein — MYKNNTTIHRYLIVFLFAVFNVSFAGAQEFGEVFGKVTDIKNQPLGLVNIAVSGLPGGTTTKPDGTYHLKVPAGRDLNLVISFVGFVTENIKIKIATGEKREINRKLAESTTMLPGFVVEDRQIRSSNLNKIDPRLATMIPSTSGGIEALLKTLPGVASNNELSSQYSVRGGNYDENLVYVNDVEIYKPFLVRSGQQEGLSFLNSDLVASILFSAGGFEARYGDKLSSVLDIRYKRPTKSAGSVSASLLGASMHLEGASKDQRFMYLFGFRQKSNQYVLKSLETKGDYKPSFTDLQAMVLFEANPKLEFSFLGNYARNLYRIVPSTRETSFGTVNEALQLKVYFDGNEEDRFINYMGAFTTNFKPTQNLSLKLIVSSFQSVESETYDILGQYWIGQLETDQGSDAFGEALETKGVGSYLNHARNYLDATVSSFEHRGTRTGDNATTLWGIKFQHELINDHLNEWSLNDSAGFTLPRKPDALGMAGNQNNLTLQDFVKTNIELNSNRFSGFLQQSWDPESDAGKWGFTLGARWNYWDLNHEFLFSPRGSLSYKPVWETDILFRFSAGLYYQPPFYRELRNKKGEINRDLKAQSSVHFVAGSDLNFKAWGRPFKFVAEAYYKFLDHLVPYDVDNVRIRYYATNNAKGYATGVDMKVNGEFVKGVESWASLSFMRTREDIDGDTYTDYYNDEGERIIPGYTTNNVVVDSIVSEPGFMARPTDQRLTFGLFFQDYLPKNPTYKMHLNLLFGTGLPYSPPGAVRSRNANRMPSFRRVDIGFSKQIMGDRYGTGERNGLLRHIDNIWISLEVLNLLQVNNTISYTWVKDVNNRQYGVPNYLTPRQLNLRVSIEF, encoded by the coding sequence ATGTATAAGAACAATACTACTATTCATCGCTACCTGATTGTATTTCTGTTTGCTGTGTTCAATGTGTCGTTTGCCGGGGCGCAGGAGTTTGGTGAGGTGTTTGGGAAAGTGACAGACATTAAAAATCAACCACTTGGGCTTGTAAATATTGCTGTTTCAGGATTGCCGGGGGGCACCACTACCAAGCCTGACGGAACCTATCATTTAAAAGTGCCGGCAGGCCGCGATCTTAACCTGGTTATCTCTTTTGTGGGCTTTGTAACCGAGAACATAAAAATTAAAATAGCAACAGGCGAAAAAAGAGAAATCAACCGTAAACTTGCCGAGTCTACTACCATGTTGCCTGGTTTTGTTGTGGAAGACCGCCAAATTCGTTCAAGTAACCTCAATAAAATTGATCCTCGTTTGGCAACGATGATTCCCAGCACCTCAGGAGGAATTGAAGCTTTGCTCAAGACTTTGCCGGGCGTGGCCTCCAACAATGAGCTGAGTTCACAGTATTCGGTCAGAGGAGGTAATTATGATGAGAATTTGGTTTATGTCAATGATGTTGAAATTTATAAGCCTTTTCTGGTAAGATCGGGACAGCAGGAAGGCCTGAGTTTCTTAAATTCTGACCTGGTGGCATCTATTCTCTTTTCTGCCGGGGGCTTTGAAGCCAGATATGGCGATAAACTGTCATCGGTGCTGGATATCAGGTATAAAAGGCCCACAAAATCAGCCGGCTCGGTTAGTGCCAGCCTGCTGGGGGCCAGTATGCACCTCGAAGGGGCTTCCAAAGATCAGCGATTTATGTATCTTTTTGGTTTCAGGCAAAAATCCAATCAATACGTACTTAAAAGTCTGGAGACCAAAGGTGATTATAAACCTTCGTTTACTGATTTGCAGGCAATGGTGCTGTTTGAAGCCAATCCGAAGCTGGAGTTCAGTTTTCTGGGAAATTATGCCAGAAACCTATACCGTATCGTCCCTTCAACCCGGGAAACAAGCTTTGGTACCGTTAATGAAGCACTACAGCTGAAGGTTTACTTTGACGGGAATGAAGAGGACAGGTTTATTAATTATATGGGCGCGTTTACAACCAATTTTAAACCAACGCAAAACCTTTCGCTGAAACTTATTGTCTCTTCTTTTCAGTCGGTGGAGAGCGAAACCTATGATATTTTGGGGCAGTACTGGATTGGACAGCTTGAAACAGACCAGGGAAGCGATGCTTTTGGTGAGGCTTTGGAGACCAAAGGTGTTGGTTCTTATCTGAATCATGCCCGTAATTACCTGGATGCAACGGTTAGCAGTTTCGAACACAGAGGTACCCGAACAGGCGATAATGCTACCACTCTATGGGGCATTAAGTTTCAGCATGAGCTGATAAATGATCATTTGAATGAGTGGAGTTTAAATGATTCGGCTGGTTTTACCCTGCCCAGAAAACCAGATGCGCTGGGGATGGCTGGTAATCAGAATAATCTTACGTTGCAGGACTTTGTTAAAACGAACATTGAGTTGAACTCAAACAGGTTCTCCGGGTTTCTGCAGCAATCATGGGATCCTGAAAGTGATGCCGGCAAATGGGGATTTACACTGGGTGCCCGCTGGAATTACTGGGACTTGAATCATGAGTTTCTTTTCAGCCCGCGGGGAAGCCTTTCCTATAAACCTGTGTGGGAAACCGATATTCTATTTCGTTTTTCGGCCGGATTGTATTACCAGCCGCCATTTTACCGGGAGTTGCGAAATAAAAAGGGTGAAATTAACCGTGACCTGAAAGCGCAATCGTCTGTTCATTTTGTGGCAGGTTCTGATTTGAATTTTAAAGCATGGGGACGTCCTTTTAAATTTGTGGCTGAAGCATATTACAAATTCCTCGACCATCTGGTGCCTTATGATGTGGATAATGTGCGCATCAGGTATTATGCCACCAACAATGCCAAAGGCTATGCAACCGGTGTTGACATGAAAGTTAACGGTGAGTTTGTAAAAGGTGTTGAATCCTGGGCCAGCCTCTCCTTTATGCGTACACGCGAAGATATTGACGGAGATACTTACACCGATTATTATAACGACGAAGGTGAACGGATTATTCCGGGTTATACTACCAATAATGTGGTGGTTGATTCAATCGTTTCTGAGCCTGGCTTTATGGCCCGGCCTACTGACCAACGGCTTACATTCGGACTCTTTTTCCAGGATTATCTGCCTAAAAACCCCACCTATAAAATGCATCTGAACCTGCTGTTTGGCACTGGTTTACCATATAGTCCGCCAGGTGCTGTCCGATCGCGTAATGCAAACCGAATGCCATCGTTCAGGCGGGTGGATATAGGTTTCTCAAAACAAATTATGGGTGACAGATATGGAACCGGTGAGAGAAATGGTCTGCTCCGCCATATTGACAATATCTGGATAAGCCTCGAAGTGCTGAATTTGCTGCAGGTGAACAATACCATTTCCTACACATGGGTTAAAGATGTGAATAACCGGCAATATGGCGTACCTAACTATCTTACGCCAAGGCAGTTAAATCTGAGGGTTTCCATCGAGTTTTAA
- a CDS encoding superoxide dismutase, whose product MNFEFPSLPYAYDALEPHIDRMTMEIHYTKHHRAYFDKFVAAIQGTDLESQTIEEIFSKISQAPAAVRNNGGGYYNHQLFWEILSPKGGGVPTGKLAEAIQQKFGSFEEFKAKFNDAAANRFGSGWAWLSVKPDKSLCVCSSPNQDNPLMDVHDCQGKPILGLDVWEHAYYLKYQNRRPDYIQAFWNLVNWEKVSENYEKAMR is encoded by the coding sequence ATGAATTTCGAATTCCCTTCATTACCTTATGCTTACGATGCATTGGAACCACATATTGACAGAATGACGATGGAAATCCATTACACCAAACATCACAGAGCATACTTTGATAAATTTGTTGCAGCAATTCAGGGTACCGATCTTGAATCACAAACCATAGAAGAAATATTTAGTAAAATAAGCCAGGCTCCTGCTGCTGTGCGCAATAACGGTGGCGGATATTACAATCACCAGCTTTTCTGGGAAATTCTTTCTCCTAAAGGAGGAGGTGTGCCCACAGGCAAACTGGCCGAGGCTATTCAACAGAAATTTGGTTCGTTTGAAGAGTTTAAAGCTAAGTTTAACGATGCCGCAGCCAACCGTTTTGGCAGTGGATGGGCCTGGCTGAGTGTTAAACCTGATAAGAGCCTGTGTGTATGTTCTTCTCCCAATCAGGATAATCCTCTTATGGATGTGCATGATTGTCAGGGAAAACCGATTCTAGGACTTGATGTGTGGGAGCATGCCTATTATCTGAAGTATCAGAACAGGCGTCCTGACTACATCCAGGCATTCTGGAATCTGGTAAACTGGGAAAAAGTCAGCGAAAATTACGAAAAAGCAATGCGCTAA
- a CDS encoding superoxide dismutase, with translation MPIPVKTIVSKPEVLSKKWVAPASELTFDALPYAFNALEPVIDQLTVEIHYDRHHRAYYNNFMKAIKETKAANMPVSAIFANISSFSEAIRNNGGGYFNHVLYWENLSPDGGGEPSGALASAISKTFGSFAGFVKQFEDAGKTRFGSGWAWLSVDPSNGELFISSTPNQDNPLMNTVERQGTPILALDVWEHAYYLNYQNKRADYISAFWKLVNWKEVENRYTACEVASKAMKK, from the coding sequence ATGCCCATTCCGGTGAAGACCATAGTATCGAAACCCGAAGTCTTGTCAAAAAAGTGGGTAGCACCAGCCAGTGAGCTGACTTTTGACGCCCTGCCATATGCATTTAATGCCCTGGAACCGGTCATTGATCAGCTAACGGTCGAGATTCATTATGACAGGCATCATCGGGCATATTACAACAATTTCATGAAGGCCATTAAAGAAACGAAGGCAGCGAATATGCCTGTTTCGGCCATTTTTGCGAATATTTCTTCATTTTCCGAGGCCATCAGAAATAATGGTGGTGGTTATTTTAATCATGTGCTGTATTGGGAAAATCTCTCTCCTGATGGAGGAGGAGAGCCTTCAGGAGCATTGGCTTCAGCCATTAGCAAAACCTTTGGAAGTTTTGCCGGATTTGTTAAGCAGTTTGAAGATGCTGGTAAAACCCGCTTTGGCTCGGGTTGGGCCTGGCTTTCTGTTGACCCGTCAAATGGTGAGCTTTTTATCAGCTCTACCCCCAATCAGGATAATCCGTTAATGAACACGGTTGAACGGCAGGGTACGCCTATTCTTGCACTTGATGTTTGGGAACATGCCTATTACCTGAACTATCAGAACAAAAGGGCAGATTATATATCTGCTTTCTGGAAACTGGTCAACTGGAAAGAGGTTGAAAACAGATATACTGCCTGTGAGGTTGCTTCAAAAGCAATGAAGAAATAA